CATCGTTTTGCGGCAAGCAACAAGCAAAGCGTTGTAGCAGTAAGTGGCAGATTTATGCGGGAGTAGCTCAGTTGGTAGAGCGCAACCTTGCCAAGGTTGAGGTCGCGAGTTCGAGACTCGTCTCCCGCTCCAAACACAGGGGGAAGCCAAGCTTCCCTTTTTGTTTGATGCTTCGGAAGAAGCGTTGAACATGATTGGCCTCGATCTGTCGTCGGGGTCGATGCAGAAAAATCTGCGAGCCGTTGCAGACGCAACTGAATACGGTTCGGCAGTCCGCTTGTGGCGCGATAGCAAAGCGGTTATGCAGCGGCCTGCAAAGCCGTTTAGACCGGTTCGACTCCGGTTCGCGCCTCCAGAAGCAAAGAAAAGCCCCGACTTGTCGGGGCTTTTCTTTTTTCATCGCGCATTTTTTGCGTGTGGTGATTCGTGCAGTCGTTCAAGCGGAAGAGGGCGTTGTGCAGTCTGTGCATCGACCGATCGTCGCGGCATAATCGACTGCTTCGCCATCCTGTTCAAAGCAACGTCATGACCGGGCAGCAACCTATGCAAAGCAAAGCCGCTTCTCCTATCGAATGGCGCTGGAAGGCCTTCGACGACCTCACCAACGTTGAGGTCTACGATATGCTCGCGGCCCGCGCGGCCGTCTTCGTGATCGAGCAGAACTGTCTGTATGGCGATGTCGACGGTCTCGATACCGAAGCGTGGCATCTGCTTGGGTACGGCGAGCAGGCACGCGATACGCGCGCGCCCTTGGCAGGCTATCTACGTGTGCTGCTGCCCGACGGCGAGGACGCCGACAATCCGCATCGGCCGCGTACTGACGACCGTTGATTTCCGCGGACAAGGCCTCGGCCGAGCGATGCTCGAACAGGTGCTGGCCCACATCCACGTGCAGTGGCCGGGCACGCCGATCCGCCTTCACGCGCAGGCGCATCTGCAAGCGTTCTATGGTGCGTTCGGCTTCGAGCCGGTTTCCGACGTGCACGAAGAGGATGGCATTCCGCATATCTGGATGCGTTCCGCCTGACGCTCATTGCGTCTCAATGCTGATTCGCGTGCAGTGCACTCGATGGCGTTGGCTTGCGAGCCGACGTTGTGACGTCCGCACGTTTCTCATCGCGCAGGCGCGTTCGCGCGGACAGTCTCATCCAGTGACGCAGCGCGAGCAGCGCGCCGATCACGCTCATCATCGAACCAGGAATCCATAGCAACAGTCCGCCGATCTGCTGATCGCGCATCGGACTGAGCCAGGTAAAAGCGCGTCCGCAGATCGAATAGACGGGATACAGCTCGCGCGGCGAGAAGAAAATGAACGCGCCGAGCACGATCTGCGGCGGGATCGCCGCGACGACCATCAAGATCCGGCGACCCGGCGAGAGCCGCGCAGGCGGCGCCGGTCGGGAATCGAGCACGAGCCACCAGAACATCAGGCCGTCGATCACCATGCTCCAGTTCATCACGCGATACAGACGCCAGTCGAGCATCGCGACGAAATGAATCGGCGAGAGCAGCCAGAAATAGATTAGTCCAACGAACAGAACGACGGCGACGACGGGATGAAACAGCACGTCGAGCGTTGCACGTACCCAGCGCGTCTGGAGTGCAGGGCGCATATAGCGTTGCCGCCACGCGAACGGAATGCCCGCGCGCATCGCCGCGCCCGGATACGACAGCGCGATGAAAAACGGCCCGAGATGATGCAGCACCAGATGCTGCGCGCGATGCATGAAGAACTCATGCTCGAAGAAATAGTCGAGCCGCGTATGCAGCGCGACGTAGAGCGCCGCGAGCCCAAACCAGAACGACAGTTGCCGCGCCACCGATACCTTCGCCTTGCGCACGCCGCGCGCGAACAGCACGGCGGCGAGCAGTACCGCGATCACCACGGTCGGCGACGGTTCCCAGGGTTCGAGCCAGTAGAGCAGGTTCATCGCGGATAAAGGCGCAAATTCACGCGGCGGTAACGTTACTTGGCAGCCGCAGGCGACTTCACGGCAAACGGCGCATCGAGCGTCTCGCCGTCGGAGAACTTCAGCTTCAGATGAACGGTATCGCCGGGCGCGACCTTATGCTTCGCGTCCTCGAGCATCACGTGATAGCCGCCCGGCGCAATCGATGCCTGACCATGCGCGGGCACTGTCAGCTTGTCGACCATCACCATCTTCTGCGTCGAGCCGTTCGATACCGTCTGATGGAGCATCGCGCTGCCGTAGTCGGCGCTCGATACGTCGACGAGATCGATCGGCTTGTCGCTCGAATTGGTGAGCGTGACGTAAGCCGCGGCGGGCAGATTGTTCGGCAGCCAGCGGACCCACGCGTTCTGCACGGCGATGGCCTGCTTGCTGTCGGCGGCGTGCGCGGCGATGCTGCCCGTCGCTGTGAAGACGAAAGCGGCAGCGCAAAGCAGCGTGTGAAGCGTCGAAAGCGTTTTGATTCGTTGTGTCATGGTGAACCCGTGAGA
This genomic interval from Paraburkholderia sabiae contains the following:
- a CDS encoding copper chaperone PCu(A)C, coding for MTQRIKTLSTLHTLLCAAAFVFTATGSIAAHAADSKQAIAVQNAWVRWLPNNLPAAAYVTLTNSSDKPIDLVDVSSADYGSAMLHQTVSNGSTQKMVMVDKLTVPAHGQASIAPGGYHVMLEDAKHKVAPGDTVHLKLKFSDGETLDAPFAVKSPAAAK
- a CDS encoding cytochrome c oxidase assembly protein, producing MNLLYWLEPWEPSPTVVIAVLLAAVLFARGVRKAKVSVARQLSFWFGLAALYVALHTRLDYFFEHEFFMHRAQHLVLHHLGPFFIALSYPGAAMRAGIPFAWRQRYMRPALQTRWVRATLDVLFHPVVAVVLFVGLIYFWLLSPIHFVAMLDWRLYRVMNWSMVIDGLMFWWLVLDSRPAPPARLSPGRRILMVVAAIPPQIVLGAFIFFSPRELYPVYSICGRAFTWLSPMRDQQIGGLLLWIPGSMMSVIGALLALRHWMRLSARTRLRDEKRADVTTSARKPTPSSALHANQH